In Paramisgurnus dabryanus chromosome 14, PD_genome_1.1, whole genome shotgun sequence, one genomic interval encodes:
- the vipb gene encoding vasoactive intestinal peptide b, whose protein sequence is MSSPSSCQMLLLVAICSVFLSRTFALPAISAYSDIRSETLDEDGQDDWTRDPSLQDLETYKLLYEIANTVERPSRHADGLFTSGYSKLLGQLSAKEYLESLLAKRVSDELGVEQMPVKRHSDAVFTDNYSRYRKQMAAKKYLNSVLAGKRRQALI, encoded by the exons ATGAGCTCACCGAGCAGCTGTCAAATGCTTCTCCTGGTTGCCATTTGCAGTGTTTTCCTCAGCAGGACTTTTGCATTGCCTGCGATTTCTGCATATTCTGACATCAG ATCAGAAACTCTGGATGAAGATGGGCAAGATGATTGGACGAGAGATCCATCACTACAGGATTTAGAGACGTATAAACTCTTGTATGAAATCGCAAACACAGTTGAGAG ACCATCGAGACATGCTGACGGGTTGTTCACGAGCGGATACAGCAAACTCCTCGGCCAACTCTCCGCTAAAGAATATCTGGAGTCTCTGCTGGCAAAGAGAGTCAG TGATGAACTGGGTGTGGAGCAGATGCCAGTCAAACGTCATTCAGACGCCGTCTTCACAGACAACTACAGTCGATACCGTAAACAGATGGCAGCCAAGAAATACCTCAACTCAGTGTTAGCAGGGAAAAGAAGGCAAGCGTTAATATGA